A window of the Corallococcus exiguus genome harbors these coding sequences:
- a CDS encoding acetyl-CoA carboxylase carboxyltransferase subunit alpha, whose product MATGIGYALDFERPLIELEKKIEELKVLSTSGTVDFSSEISKLEKKAKKLQTEIFSDLTRWQVVQLSRHSARPYFLDYVHYLFTDFFEMCGDRHFGEDPSIVGGFARFDGKTVMLIGHQKGRNTKENMARNFGMPRPEGYRKARRLMELAERMEKPILTFVDTPGAYPGIGAEERGQAEAIAMNLEVMSRLRVPIISTVVGEGGSGGALAIGVGNRVLMFQNSVYSVISPEGCASILFRDATKADKAADAMRPTAPDLLEMKIIDEVIPEPPGGAHRDPAKAAEALGKTLRKHLGQLAELNPDALVRDRYDKFRALGMYSGK is encoded by the coding sequence ATGGCAACCGGCATTGGCTACGCGCTCGACTTCGAGCGCCCGCTCATCGAGCTGGAAAAGAAGATCGAGGAGCTGAAGGTCCTCTCCACCAGCGGCACCGTGGATTTCTCCTCCGAAATCTCCAAGCTGGAGAAGAAGGCGAAGAAGCTCCAGACGGAGATCTTCAGCGACCTGACCCGCTGGCAGGTGGTGCAGCTGTCGCGCCACAGCGCGCGCCCGTACTTCCTGGACTACGTCCACTACCTCTTCACGGACTTCTTCGAGATGTGCGGCGACCGGCACTTCGGCGAGGACCCGTCCATCGTCGGTGGCTTCGCGCGCTTCGATGGCAAGACGGTGATGCTCATCGGCCATCAGAAGGGGCGCAACACCAAGGAGAACATGGCGCGCAACTTCGGCATGCCCCGCCCGGAGGGCTACCGCAAGGCGCGCCGGCTGATGGAGCTGGCCGAGCGGATGGAGAAGCCCATCCTCACCTTCGTGGACACGCCGGGCGCATACCCGGGCATCGGCGCGGAGGAGCGCGGCCAGGCGGAGGCCATCGCCATGAACCTGGAGGTCATGAGCCGGCTGCGCGTGCCCATCATCTCCACCGTGGTGGGCGAGGGCGGCTCCGGCGGCGCGCTGGCCATCGGCGTGGGCAACCGCGTGCTGATGTTCCAGAACAGCGTCTACTCGGTCATCTCCCCGGAGGGCTGCGCCTCCATCCTCTTCCGCGACGCGACCAAGGCGGACAAGGCCGCGGACGCGATGCGCCCCACGGCGCCGGACCTGCTGGAGATGAAGATCATCGACGAGGTGATTCCGGAGCCTCCGGGCGGCGCGCACCGCGACCCGGCCAAGGCGGCGGAAGCGCTGGGCAAGACGCTGCGCAAGCACCTGGGCCAACTGGCGGAGCTGAATCCGGACGCGCTGGTGCGCGACCGCTACGACAAGTTCCGCGCACTCGGCATGTACTCCGGCAAGTAG
- a CDS encoding tetratricopeptide repeat protein, translating to MVLALSLLALTLSAAPAAPPSGRALNTQGFRLYQSGRYPEALEKFQAAAQATPDYALAHYNAAATLGLLRKQGKVCEYSAHRDVIVEKLATAVRLDARRLQRAKEDRDLDVIRDTLGWQKLLGRTPQKEADVPALLRAVSWYGPGVGVYGTVRALKFQDGGRVELWKRDVDDSGTPRESRTPGTYTVKGRTVEVKLPNAAPVTGTLSEAGALTFPEPLGGFTDSPSECDA from the coding sequence ATGGTCCTCGCCCTCTCCCTGCTGGCCCTGACGCTGTCCGCCGCTCCGGCCGCGCCTCCTTCCGGCCGGGCCCTCAACACGCAGGGGTTCCGGCTGTACCAGTCCGGCCGTTATCCAGAGGCCCTGGAGAAGTTCCAGGCCGCTGCCCAGGCCACCCCGGACTACGCCCTGGCCCACTACAACGCCGCGGCCACCCTGGGCCTCCTGCGCAAGCAGGGCAAGGTGTGCGAGTACAGCGCCCACCGCGACGTCATCGTGGAGAAGCTGGCCACCGCCGTGCGCCTGGACGCGCGCCGCCTCCAGCGGGCGAAGGAGGACCGGGACCTGGACGTCATCCGGGACACGCTCGGCTGGCAGAAGCTGCTGGGCCGCACGCCCCAGAAGGAGGCCGACGTGCCGGCCCTCCTGCGGGCGGTGTCCTGGTACGGCCCCGGCGTGGGCGTCTACGGCACCGTCCGTGCCCTGAAGTTCCAGGACGGGGGCCGCGTGGAGCTCTGGAAGCGGGACGTGGACGACTCCGGCACGCCCCGCGAGTCCCGGACCCCGGGCACGTACACCGTCAAGGGCCGCACGGTGGAGGTGAAGCTCCCCAACGCCGCGCCCGTCACCGGCACCCTCAGCGAGGCGGGCGCCCTCACCTTCCCGGAACCCCTGGGCGGCTTCACCGACAGCCCGTCGGAGTGCGACGCCTGA
- the hisC gene encoding histidinol-phosphate transaminase has translation MRPLVPPYVETLKAYVPGKPIEETEREYGLKGVIKLASNENPLGPSPRAVEAMRNAAAQVHLYPDATSFHLVRKLAAHLGVKPEEVVLGSGSNELIELLMRTFTTPEEEILLCKGSFPAYRISAQAHGRAFVEVPMREGFRYDLEAMARAVTPRTRMVFLANPDNPTGTTFGRKDLEKFLAAVPKDVLVVHDEAYAEFVDWPDYASAVELFHAHPNLVGLRTFSKIHGLAGIRLGSAVMDAKLAGYVHRTRMPFNLTTVAQAAGMAALEDTEHVKHTRENNRVGLRFYGEELPKLGLTLTDSHANFVFVDCHRPSAEVYEQLLRRGVIVRPMAGNGHPNCLRISVGSPEENARCVAALKEVLS, from the coding sequence ATGCGACCGCTCGTTCCTCCCTACGTCGAGACGCTCAAGGCCTACGTTCCGGGCAAGCCCATCGAGGAGACCGAGCGGGAGTACGGCCTCAAAGGCGTCATCAAGCTGGCCTCCAACGAGAACCCGCTGGGCCCGTCGCCCCGCGCGGTGGAGGCCATGCGCAACGCCGCCGCGCAGGTGCACCTGTACCCGGACGCCACCAGCTTCCACCTGGTGCGCAAGCTGGCCGCGCACCTGGGCGTGAAGCCGGAGGAAGTGGTGCTGGGCAGCGGCTCCAACGAGCTCATCGAGCTGTTGATGCGCACGTTCACGACGCCCGAGGAGGAGATCCTCCTGTGCAAGGGCTCGTTCCCCGCGTACCGCATCTCCGCGCAGGCGCACGGCCGTGCGTTCGTGGAGGTGCCCATGCGCGAGGGCTTCCGCTACGACCTGGAGGCCATGGCCCGCGCGGTCACGCCGCGCACGCGCATGGTGTTCCTGGCCAACCCGGACAACCCCACGGGCACCACGTTCGGGCGCAAGGACCTGGAGAAGTTCCTCGCGGCGGTGCCGAAGGACGTGCTCGTCGTCCACGACGAGGCCTATGCGGAGTTCGTGGACTGGCCCGACTACGCGAGCGCCGTGGAGCTGTTCCACGCGCACCCGAACCTGGTGGGGCTGCGCACCTTCAGCAAGATCCACGGGCTGGCCGGCATCCGGCTGGGCAGCGCGGTGATGGACGCGAAGCTCGCGGGCTACGTGCACCGCACGCGCATGCCGTTCAACCTGACGACGGTGGCGCAGGCGGCGGGCATGGCGGCGCTGGAGGACACGGAGCACGTGAAGCACACGCGTGAGAACAACCGCGTGGGCCTGCGCTTCTACGGAGAAGAGCTGCCGAAGCTGGGGCTCACGCTGACGGACAGCCACGCGAACTTCGTCTTCGTGGACTGCCACCGTCCGTCCGCCGAGGTGTACGAGCAGCTCTTGCGCCGGGGCGTCATCGTGCGGCCCATGGCGGGCAACGGACACCCGAACTGCCTGCGCATCTCCGTGGGTTCTCCGGAGGAGAATGCCCGGTGCGTGGCCGCGCTGAAGGAGGTCCTGTCATGA
- a CDS encoding CAP domain-containing protein, with amino-acid sequence MRRALLGLLLAGAADLPASAAPPSPAVASVSVPSQEGQDRPPPVPEETPQAQEARARLHVQREFERVGRRAPTNDKALEAAARRLAREALSEFTTGAPDLLTLTEAVSDSGAADPSPKVLVIRAWVHSHAIETFLARTDFNDERVSHFGVGVAFLGERAALVLLVADRKAEVLPFPRSIAKAGTEKRVCGRLVPPLLSPQVFVTRPDGEVEAVALSRAPSGTNGFCALVGFDTPGSYTVEVVGQANAGPEVTSLFLVQVGARSARGGQESQREPTTLAEARTALYERINTLRRAYQLPELTPDPTLEDVSLRYSTRMATEGFFAHIAPDGSTLTRRLPEGARYVRAGENLGLAAGPLAAHFGIEHSPGHRKNLMDPAFRFMGVGVAFQKVDGRDQAVVTEVFTAASPGAALPADPVSDVYDALSRHRATLKLPPLVRSDALERLARDHARRAQAQDEPTAGDGDPSPLHERVFSALPDAGTASVDFFVVGDPGAVPESRSLATATYTRVGVGLVRGDSKRFGQGQYWVAVIYAAVP; translated from the coding sequence ATGAGGCGCGCGCTCCTGGGATTGCTGCTCGCTGGCGCCGCCGACCTCCCCGCATCCGCCGCGCCGCCGTCCCCGGCGGTGGCCTCCGTGTCCGTTCCCTCCCAGGAAGGACAGGACCGTCCGCCCCCTGTGCCGGAGGAGACGCCCCAGGCCCAGGAGGCCCGGGCCCGGCTGCACGTGCAGCGCGAGTTCGAACGCGTGGGCCGCCGCGCCCCCACGAACGACAAGGCGCTGGAGGCCGCGGCCCGGAGGCTCGCGCGCGAGGCCCTGAGCGAGTTCACCACCGGCGCCCCGGACCTGCTCACGTTGACGGAGGCGGTCAGCGATTCGGGCGCCGCGGATCCGTCCCCGAAGGTGCTGGTCATCCGCGCCTGGGTGCACTCGCACGCCATCGAGACGTTCCTCGCCCGCACGGACTTCAACGACGAGCGCGTGAGCCACTTCGGCGTGGGCGTGGCCTTCCTGGGCGAGCGCGCCGCGCTGGTGCTGCTCGTCGCGGACCGCAAGGCGGAGGTGCTCCCCTTCCCCCGGAGCATCGCCAAGGCCGGGACGGAGAAGCGCGTGTGCGGCCGGCTCGTGCCGCCGCTGCTGAGCCCGCAGGTCTTCGTCACCCGGCCGGATGGCGAGGTGGAGGCCGTGGCCCTGAGCCGCGCGCCCTCCGGCACGAATGGTTTCTGCGCCCTGGTGGGCTTCGACACCCCCGGCAGCTACACCGTGGAGGTGGTGGGCCAGGCGAACGCGGGGCCAGAGGTGACTTCGCTGTTCCTCGTGCAGGTGGGGGCCCGTTCCGCGCGCGGCGGACAGGAGTCCCAGCGCGAACCCACAACGCTGGCCGAGGCCCGCACCGCTCTCTACGAGCGCATCAACACCCTGCGCCGCGCCTACCAACTGCCGGAGCTCACGCCGGATCCGACGCTGGAGGACGTATCGCTGCGCTACAGCACGCGCATGGCGACGGAGGGCTTCTTCGCGCACATCGCGCCGGACGGCTCCACGCTCACCCGCCGCCTCCCGGAGGGCGCGCGCTACGTACGCGCCGGAGAGAACCTGGGGCTGGCGGCGGGTCCGCTCGCGGCGCACTTCGGCATCGAGCACAGCCCCGGCCACCGCAAGAACCTGATGGACCCCGCGTTCCGCTTCATGGGCGTGGGCGTGGCCTTCCAGAAGGTGGACGGCCGCGACCAGGCCGTCGTCACGGAGGTCTTCACCGCGGCCTCGCCCGGCGCGGCGCTTCCGGCGGACCCGGTGTCGGATGTCTACGACGCGCTGTCCCGGCACCGCGCCACGCTCAAGCTGCCGCCCCTGGTGCGCAGCGATGCGCTGGAGCGGCTGGCGCGCGACCACGCCCGCCGTGCGCAGGCGCAGGACGAGCCCACAGCGGGAGACGGCGACCCGTCCCCGCTGCACGAGCGGGTGTTCTCCGCGCTGCCGGACGCGGGCACCGCTTCGGTGGACTTCTTCGTCGTGGGAGACCCGGGCGCCGTGCCGGAGTCACGCAGCCTGGCCACGGCCACCTACACCCGGGTGGGTGTGGGGCTGGTGCGAGGCGACTCCAAGCGCTTCGGCCAGGGCCAGTACTGGGTGGCCGTCATCTACGCCGCGGTCCCCTGA
- the cmk gene encoding (d)CMP kinase, with the protein MSTRPFIVAIDGPAGAGKSSVSKLLARRLEFALVDTGAIYRCVALMASREGIAFDDDAKLGELLGRVRIHFHVVGEENHVFLGGKDVSSEIRTPPISMGASQVSGRPVVRAGLLALQRRLALEASSGAILEGRDIGTVVFPDADVKFFLQANPEVRARRRFEELFQKGVDSSLEGVLQDQTRRDAADSGREVAPLKPAEDAVHVDSSSMPLSEVVQSLELEIERRRASRGT; encoded by the coding sequence ATGAGCACGCGTCCGTTCATCGTCGCCATCGACGGGCCGGCCGGAGCGGGCAAGTCCTCCGTGTCCAAGCTGCTCGCGCGACGGCTGGAGTTCGCGCTGGTGGACACCGGCGCCATCTACCGCTGCGTGGCGCTGATGGCCTCGCGCGAGGGCATCGCCTTCGACGACGACGCGAAGCTGGGCGAGCTGCTCGGGCGCGTGCGCATCCACTTCCATGTGGTGGGCGAGGAGAACCACGTCTTCCTGGGCGGCAAGGACGTGTCGTCGGAGATCCGCACGCCCCCCATCTCCATGGGCGCGTCGCAGGTGTCCGGGCGGCCGGTGGTGCGCGCGGGGCTGCTGGCGCTCCAGCGGCGGCTGGCCCTGGAGGCATCGTCGGGCGCCATCCTGGAGGGCCGGGATATCGGCACGGTGGTGTTCCCGGACGCGGACGTGAAGTTCTTCCTCCAGGCGAACCCGGAAGTGCGTGCGCGCCGCCGCTTCGAGGAGCTGTTCCAGAAGGGCGTGGACAGCAGCCTGGAGGGCGTCCTCCAGGACCAGACGCGCCGCGACGCCGCGGACTCCGGTCGTGAGGTGGCGCCCCTGAAGCCCGCCGAGGACGCGGTGCACGTGGACTCCAGCAGTATGCCGCTGTCGGAGGTGGTGCAGTCGCTGGAGCTCGAAATCGAGCGCCGCCGGGCCTCGCGCGGCACCTGA
- a CDS encoding ArsA family ATPase has translation MSDARVLHFFGGKGGVGKTTLAAAYAVRLSEEVPKHRVLVVSLDPVQSLSDLVKKKLPAKPTKLQAGKGEGGLFGAELNPPALLKPFLAEYLPALAKAAVKGTHLSDEEMGKLYQQAVPGLEELVALFHVVELLESGDYDRIVVDTAPTSHTLRLFDMPAQLRKFLGFVKAGQDRAAPAPSGKGKKAAAAAAEATPAGFLDQVGQKAEKLLALLKDPARTAFHLVALAEPVPEAQTRMYFTQLRERGLPVTEVVVNQVEDHEGCPACQGRRGLQAPHVRKYQALDKTVPVNLLGRREVAPRGLDGLKEFAKEWAAGKETKALEFSAAEGPPALVRAPSMPPIAAPPLPPTRLIFFVGQGGVGKSSCAAAAAVTLTEKEGPVLLISTDPAHSLSDVLQSRLTDTETQVKGTKGLYARELDMAGWFNALRKRLKEKAEKAFEGAPKAGNDVPADLLYLRNLLECAPPGIDELAAMSVLTDALVQERFKRIVVDSSPQVTNVRVVELADTAKTWLGALHGILNKHRAKGLGELADDLAAMLKHVKRFEDALASPSESRFVVVTRGEDLASTRTERLVEYLKERKLQVERVLVNRVGPKSTCEKCENRRKLELNAAKAMEKKIGLPVTMAPALGRHPAGLRELKAFRTAWYALSAPPAKIKAA, from the coding sequence ATGAGCGACGCGAGAGTACTTCACTTCTTCGGCGGCAAGGGCGGGGTCGGCAAGACCACGCTTGCGGCAGCGTACGCGGTGAGGCTCTCCGAAGAAGTGCCCAAGCACCGGGTGCTGGTCGTCTCGTTGGATCCGGTCCAGTCCCTGTCGGACCTCGTGAAGAAGAAGCTGCCGGCGAAGCCCACCAAGCTCCAGGCGGGCAAGGGCGAGGGCGGCCTCTTCGGCGCGGAGCTGAACCCGCCCGCGCTGCTCAAGCCGTTCCTGGCGGAGTACCTGCCGGCGCTGGCGAAGGCGGCGGTGAAGGGCACGCACCTGTCGGACGAGGAGATGGGCAAGCTCTACCAGCAGGCGGTGCCTGGGCTGGAGGAGCTGGTGGCCCTCTTCCACGTGGTGGAGCTGCTGGAGTCCGGCGACTACGACCGCATCGTGGTGGACACGGCGCCCACCAGCCACACGCTGCGCCTGTTCGACATGCCGGCGCAGCTGCGCAAGTTCCTGGGCTTCGTGAAGGCGGGCCAGGACCGCGCCGCCCCGGCCCCCAGCGGCAAGGGCAAGAAGGCGGCCGCCGCCGCGGCGGAGGCGACTCCCGCCGGCTTCCTGGATCAGGTGGGCCAGAAGGCGGAGAAGCTGCTGGCGTTGCTGAAGGACCCCGCGCGCACGGCCTTCCACCTGGTGGCGCTCGCCGAGCCGGTGCCGGAAGCGCAGACGCGCATGTACTTCACCCAGCTGCGCGAGCGCGGTCTGCCGGTGACGGAGGTGGTGGTCAACCAGGTGGAGGACCACGAGGGCTGTCCGGCGTGTCAGGGCCGCCGGGGCCTGCAGGCCCCCCACGTGCGCAAGTACCAGGCGCTGGACAAGACCGTGCCCGTGAACCTGCTGGGCCGCCGCGAGGTGGCGCCCCGGGGGCTGGACGGGCTGAAGGAGTTCGCCAAGGAGTGGGCGGCGGGCAAGGAGACCAAGGCGCTGGAGTTCAGCGCGGCGGAAGGGCCTCCGGCGCTGGTGCGCGCCCCGTCCATGCCTCCCATCGCGGCGCCTCCGCTGCCGCCCACGCGGCTCATCTTCTTCGTGGGGCAGGGCGGGGTGGGCAAGTCCTCCTGCGCGGCCGCCGCGGCGGTGACGCTGACGGAGAAGGAGGGGCCGGTGCTCCTCATCTCCACGGATCCCGCGCACTCGCTGTCGGACGTGCTGCAGAGCCGCCTGACGGACACCGAGACGCAGGTGAAGGGCACCAAGGGCCTGTACGCGCGCGAGCTGGACATGGCGGGGTGGTTCAACGCCCTGCGCAAGCGCCTGAAGGAGAAGGCGGAGAAGGCCTTCGAGGGCGCGCCCAAGGCGGGCAACGACGTGCCGGCGGACCTGCTCTACCTGCGCAACCTGCTGGAGTGCGCACCCCCGGGCATCGACGAGCTGGCGGCCATGTCCGTGCTGACGGACGCGCTGGTGCAGGAGCGGTTCAAGCGCATCGTGGTGGACTCGTCGCCGCAGGTGACCAACGTCCGCGTGGTGGAGCTGGCGGACACGGCGAAGACGTGGCTGGGCGCGCTGCACGGCATCCTCAACAAGCACCGCGCCAAGGGCCTGGGCGAGCTGGCGGATGACCTGGCGGCGATGCTCAAGCACGTGAAGCGCTTCGAGGACGCGCTGGCGTCCCCCAGCGAGTCGCGCTTCGTGGTCGTCACGCGCGGCGAGGACCTGGCGTCGACCCGCACGGAGCGGCTGGTGGAGTACCTCAAGGAGCGCAAGCTCCAGGTGGAGCGGGTGCTCGTCAACCGCGTGGGCCCCAAGTCCACCTGCGAGAAGTGCGAGAACCGCCGCAAGCTGGAGCTGAACGCGGCCAAGGCCATGGAGAAGAAGATTGGCCTGCCCGTGACGATGGCGCCCGCGCTGGGCCGTCACCCCGCGGGGCTGCGCGAGCTGAAGGCGTTCCGCACGGCCTGGTACGCGCTGTCCGCGCCGCCGGCGAAGATCAAGGCGGCCTGA
- a CDS encoding lytic transglycosylase domain-containing protein yields MSWTGWVAGWVTGVALGQSPATLEAVRLHRSDAAALARAELAACEQAKCPDASRLGLLAGTLVLSDGDAVQARDLLTRHAPPAPLEAFHAFYLGQARFYAGDPNGAAKDFERALEKASPALAVRARARLGESLLDAHRPKDASPVLESAAAAQPTPELLFQRALTRAATGNAAGLRADLKTVALRFPTHPYADEALEQLATLKPAVKLTLPEHLQRARGFLSDGAAARAEDELLRAEKLGLVKGAPAQAQVALLRAQVLFARGKREEAEKALAVARKGPPAIAAEAALVVARRALRSDDNEKARKLMAALDKAYPSQAAGEEGAFFAAWLDLQGGRFEDAAKSFEDYEKRYKGSRRRDEAMWFRALSHIRLEQYAKARQALDDLVTAYPKTSMAPQARYWQARTEELGGGKPATLGPAYEAVISAAPASFYALLATERLRELGRTPPAAFPQPPKQLTLPRPPELELAVALTRAGLFRDAADEVQSRVSGLRGADQALPFAHALLQLGEFGHAHVVAARYLWGRAFGAKAPDALAAFYPRAFAQAVETEATRQALDPFLVWAIMRRESAFRPEVMSAADARGLMQIIPPTATEIAQKMAEPAPAPADLFAPERNIRYGAWYLAQLMKRFAHPALAAAAYNAGPKAAVRWTQERGTLPLDLFVESIPYRETRGYVKQVVADLYLYHRFYEKDGTQARLAMTVPAPSTDGVSF; encoded by the coding sequence ATGAGTTGGACCGGCTGGGTGGCGGGTTGGGTGACGGGGGTGGCGCTGGGGCAGTCCCCGGCGACGCTGGAGGCCGTCCGCCTGCACCGGTCCGACGCGGCGGCGCTCGCCCGGGCGGAGCTCGCCGCGTGTGAGCAGGCGAAGTGCCCGGACGCGAGCCGCCTGGGCCTGCTCGCCGGGACTCTAGTACTTTCGGACGGGGACGCCGTTCAGGCGCGGGACCTGCTCACCCGCCACGCGCCGCCCGCGCCCCTGGAGGCCTTCCACGCCTTCTACCTGGGCCAGGCGCGCTTCTACGCGGGCGACCCCAACGGCGCGGCGAAGGACTTCGAGCGGGCCCTGGAGAAGGCCTCCCCGGCCCTCGCCGTGCGCGCCCGCGCCCGCCTGGGTGAGTCGCTCCTGGACGCACATCGGCCCAAGGACGCGTCCCCGGTGCTGGAGTCCGCGGCGGCGGCGCAGCCCACCCCGGAGCTGCTCTTCCAGCGCGCCCTGACGCGCGCGGCCACCGGCAACGCGGCGGGCCTGCGGGCGGACCTGAAGACGGTGGCGCTGCGCTTCCCCACCCACCCCTACGCGGACGAGGCGCTGGAGCAGTTGGCCACGCTGAAGCCCGCGGTGAAGCTCACCCTGCCCGAACACCTCCAGCGAGCCCGGGGCTTCCTCTCCGACGGCGCGGCGGCGCGGGCCGAGGACGAGCTCCTGAGGGCGGAGAAGCTGGGGCTGGTGAAGGGTGCGCCCGCCCAGGCACAGGTGGCGCTCCTGCGCGCGCAGGTGCTCTTCGCGCGAGGCAAGCGCGAGGAGGCGGAGAAGGCGCTCGCGGTGGCGCGCAAGGGGCCGCCGGCCATCGCCGCGGAGGCCGCGCTGGTGGTGGCGCGCCGGGCGCTGCGCTCGGACGACAACGAGAAGGCGCGCAAGCTGATGGCGGCGCTGGACAAGGCCTATCCCTCTCAAGCGGCTGGTGAGGAAGGCGCGTTCTTCGCCGCGTGGTTGGATTTGCAGGGCGGCCGCTTCGAGGACGCAGCGAAGTCCTTCGAGGACTACGAGAAGCGCTACAAGGGCTCGCGCCGCCGCGATGAGGCGATGTGGTTCCGCGCCCTCTCGCACATCCGGTTGGAGCAGTACGCCAAGGCGCGCCAGGCGCTGGACGACCTGGTGACGGCCTACCCGAAGACGAGCATGGCGCCGCAGGCGCGCTACTGGCAGGCGCGCACGGAGGAGCTGGGCGGCGGCAAGCCGGCGACGTTGGGGCCCGCCTATGAAGCCGTCATCAGCGCGGCGCCCGCGTCGTTCTACGCGCTGCTCGCCACGGAGCGGCTGCGCGAGCTGGGACGCACGCCGCCCGCGGCCTTCCCGCAGCCTCCGAAGCAGCTCACCCTGCCCCGCCCTCCGGAGCTGGAGTTGGCGGTGGCGCTGACTCGCGCGGGCCTCTTCCGCGACGCGGCGGACGAGGTGCAGTCGCGCGTGTCGGGCCTGCGCGGCGCGGACCAGGCGCTGCCGTTCGCGCACGCGCTCTTGCAGCTGGGTGAGTTCGGCCACGCGCACGTCGTGGCGGCGCGCTACCTGTGGGGCCGGGCCTTCGGGGCGAAGGCACCGGACGCGCTGGCCGCGTTCTACCCGCGAGCGTTCGCCCAGGCGGTGGAGACGGAGGCCACGCGGCAGGCGCTGGATCCGTTCCTCGTGTGGGCCATCATGCGCCGCGAGAGCGCCTTCCGCCCGGAGGTCATGAGCGCGGCGGACGCGCGCGGCCTGATGCAGATCATCCCGCCCACGGCGACGGAGATCGCGCAGAAGATGGCGGAGCCCGCGCCCGCACCGGCGGACCTGTTCGCCCCGGAGCGCAACATCCGCTACGGCGCGTGGTACCTGGCGCAGCTGATGAAGCGCTTCGCGCACCCGGCCCTCGCGGCGGCGGCCTACAACGCGGGCCCCAAGGCGGCGGTGCGCTGGACGCAGGAGCGCGGCACTCTGCCCCTGGACCTGTTCGTGGAGTCCATCCCGTACCGGGAGACGCGCGGCTACGTGAAGCAGGTGGTGGCGGACCTGTACCTCTACCACCGCTTCTACGAGAAGGACGGCACCCAGGCCCGGCTGGCCATGACGGTGCCCGCTCCCAGCACGGACGGCGTCAGCTTCTGA
- a CDS encoding DciA family protein, producing MARAEPKTLESLLPRVLARLAGESGRATSLMPLWTAAVGENIARHSRPHQLDGSTLIITVESAEWAQVLSRQADSLRERFNEKLGAGTVKTLVFQLESR from the coding sequence ATGGCACGCGCTGAACCGAAGACCTTGGAGAGCCTGCTGCCCCGGGTGCTGGCGCGCCTGGCGGGAGAGTCAGGCCGCGCGACGTCGCTGATGCCGCTCTGGACCGCCGCGGTGGGAGAGAACATCGCGCGCCACAGCCGTCCTCACCAGTTGGACGGAAGCACGCTGATCATCACCGTGGAGAGCGCCGAGTGGGCTCAGGTCCTCTCCCGCCAGGCCGACTCCCTGCGCGAGCGGTTCAACGAGAAGCTGGGCGCTGGCACCGTGAAGACGCTCGTCTTCCAGTTGGAGTCACGATGA